A single region of the Halorussus sp. MSC15.2 genome encodes:
- a CDS encoding EthD domain-containing protein — MYKHVALLVRQDDMTHEEFVNYWQNEHTPIAREIEGVARYQTVLPTDPENAEFDGIAELYFEDRDDLHDALGSEGSRDYDPDKGKAKEAREDVDNFLAIDERPRFIGEETVQKDEVDGETDGLYKHSAFLVRKEGMTHEEFVDHWQNEHTPIAREIEGVVKYSTVLPTDPENAEFDGVAELYFEDLEDLHDALGSEGSRDYDPDRGKAKEAREDVDNFLAIDERPRFIGRETVQKDETGD, encoded by the coding sequence ATGTACAAGCACGTCGCGTTGCTGGTTCGGCAGGACGACATGACTCACGAGGAGTTCGTGAACTACTGGCAGAACGAACACACCCCCATCGCCCGCGAAATCGAAGGGGTCGCGCGCTACCAGACCGTCCTCCCGACCGACCCCGAGAACGCCGAGTTCGACGGTATCGCCGAACTCTACTTCGAGGACCGAGATGACCTCCACGACGCACTCGGTAGCGAAGGGAGCCGCGACTACGACCCCGACAAGGGCAAGGCGAAGGAGGCCCGCGAGGACGTCGACAACTTCCTCGCCATCGACGAGCGGCCCCGGTTCATCGGCGAGGAGACGGTTCAGAAGGACGAGGTGGACGGCGAGACAGACGGGCTGTACAAGCACTCGGCGTTCCTCGTCCGGAAGGAGGGGATGACTCACGAGGAGTTCGTGGACCACTGGCAGAACGAACACACCCCCATCGCCCGCGAAATCGAGGGCGTCGTGAAGTACAGCACGGTTCTGCCGACCGACCCCGAGAACGCCGAGTTCGACGGCGTCGCCGAACTCTACTTCGAGGACCTCGAGGACCTCCACGACGCACTCGGTAGCGAGGGAAGCCGCGACTACGACCCCGACAGGGGCAAGGCGAAGGAGGCCCGCGAGGACGTGGACAACTTCCTCGCCATCGACGAGCGGCCCCGGTTCATCGGCCGGGAGACCGTCCAGAAAGACGAGACCGGGGACTGA
- the sugE gene encoding quaternary ammonium compound efflux SMR transporter SugE: MSWYVLLVAGLFEVAWAVGLEYSDGLSKPVPTAATVVALIVSMLLLAKAVEDLPVGTAYAVWTGIGAVGTATLGIVLFDEPADLARIGFIGVIVVGISGLHLASGGH, from the coding sequence ATGTCGTGGTACGTCCTCCTCGTCGCGGGTCTGTTCGAAGTCGCGTGGGCCGTGGGTCTGGAGTACTCCGACGGACTCTCGAAACCCGTCCCGACCGCCGCCACCGTGGTCGCGCTGATAGTCAGCATGCTCCTGCTCGCGAAGGCGGTCGAGGACCTTCCCGTGGGGACCGCCTACGCGGTCTGGACCGGCATCGGGGCGGTCGGAACCGCGACGCTCGGCATCGTCCTGTTCGACGAACCCGCCGACCTCGCGCGAATCGGGTTCATCGGCGTCATCGTCGTCGGCATCTCGGGACTTCACCTCGCCTCCGGCGGGCACTGA